A genomic region of Arachis stenosperma cultivar V10309 chromosome 9, arast.V10309.gnm1.PFL2, whole genome shotgun sequence contains the following coding sequences:
- the LOC130947336 gene encoding trihelix transcription factor DF1-like isoform X1, with protein sequence MLGDSALLGGGGSSGGASDDAVAAAAAVAASGGGGGGGGGSNNSGDDERGRNIEEGGSSFGGNRWPRQETLALLRIRSDMEAAFREASVKGPLWEQVSRKMAELGYQRSSKKCKEKFENVYKYHKRTKEGRTGKSDGKTYRFFDQLEALENQSQTTLLHHQSPKPTPMPPPPPPPPPPPPPPPTTTTQVTVPSTTIIPSYQTTPPPQPTNPTTLLFPSSSTTTIPTDLLSNSTSSSTSSDESMEGRRRRKRKWKDFFHRLMTEVIEKQEDLQKRFLEAVEKRERDRMAREESWRLQEMQRINREREILAQERSIAAAKDAAVMSFLQKIAEQHNLGQALNNTISIVQPQPQPQPQQNAPQIPPAPVQQPIPVTQVAVAPVAAQPVAPSAPTVPQQQQVVTSMEIVKSGDNNNGEKSIGGSSSRWPKVEVEALIRLRTSMDAKYQENGPKGPLWEEISSSMKKLGYNRNAKRCKEKWENINKYFKKVKESNKKRPEDSKTCPYFHQLDALYREKNKLDMAPKPQSMVAPLMVRPEQQWPPQAMEDAENDPMERHHDEDDEDEEHEKETGDEEDEEDEGGGNGNGGNNYEIVGSKAATASAE encoded by the exons ATGCTTGGGGACTCAGCACTGTTAGGAGGTGGAGGAAGTAGTGGTGGTGCTTCCGATGATGCAGTGGCGGCAGCGGCAGCGGTGGCAGCATCAGGTGGCGGTGGCGGCGGGGGTGGTGGATCAAATAATTCAGGCGACGATGAAAGAGGGAGGAATATAGAAGAAGGTGGCAGCAGCTTCGGCGGTAACCGGTGGCCGCGGCAAGAGACTTTGGCGCTGTTACGGATACGCTCCGATATGGAAGCTGCCTTTCGAGAGGCAAGTGTTAAGGGTCCTTTGTGGGAACAAGTCTCCAG GAAGATGGCAGAGCTTGGGTATcagagaagttccaagaagtGCAAAGAGAAATTCGAGAACGTTTATAAGTACCATAAGAGAACAAAAGAAGGTCGAACTGGTAAATCAGATGGCAAAACTTACCGCTTCTTTGATCAGTTAGAAGCCCTTGAGAATCAGTCCCAGACAACACTTCTTCATCATCAATCTCCTAAACCAACGCCAATGCCTCCTCCTCCGCCTCCGCCTCCGCCaccgccaccaccaccaccaacgaCAACAACACAGGTCACTGTTCCATCAACAACAATTATCCCTTCCTACCAAACAACACCACCACCACAACCAACAAACCCTACTACCTTACTATTCCCTTCTTCATCCACGACCACCATCCCGACCGATCTCTTGTCCAACTCCACCTCTTCCTCCACTTCCTCCGATGAATCAATGGAAGGGAGGCGGAGGAGGAAGCGCAAGTGGAAGGACTTCTTCCACAGGCTAATGACGGAGGTCATCGAGAAGCAGGAGGATCTTCAGAAGAGGTTCCTCGAAGCCGTGGAGAAGCGAGAGCGTGATCGCATGGCCAGGGAGGAATCTTGGAGGCTACAAGAGATGCAAAGGATTAATAGAGAGAGGGAGATTCTCGCTCAGGAACGCTCCATTGCCGCCGCCAAAGACGCCGCCGTCATGTCATTCTTGCAGAAGATAGCCGAACAGCACAATCTAGGACAAGCATTGAATAATACGATCAGCATTGTGCAACCACAGccacaaccacaaccacaacAAAATGCACCACAGATTCCTCCAGCACCGGTGCAACAGCCTATCCCAGTAACGCAGGTTGCTGTTGCACCGGTTGCCGCTCAGCCTGTGGCACCGTCAGCACCGACGGTACCTCAGCAGCAACAAGTAGTGACAAGTATGGAAATCGTGAAAAGTGGTGACAATAACAATGGCGAGAAGTCGATCGGCGGAAGCTCGTCGAGGTGGCCGAAGGTGGAGGTTGAAGCGTTGATACGGCTGAGGACAAGCATGGACGCCAAGTACCAAGAAAACGGGCCAAAGGGGCCGTTATGGGAAGAGATCTCATCATCAATGAAGAAGCTCGGGTACAACAGAAACGCCAAGAGGTGCAAGGAGAAGTGGGAGAACATTAACAAATACTTCAAGAAAGTCAAAGAGAGCAACAAGAAGAGGCCAGAAGATTCCAAGACTTGCCCCTACTTTCACCAGCTCGACGCTCTCTACAGGGAGAAGAACAAGCTGGATATGGCGCCGAAGCCGCAGAGCATGGTGGCGCCGCTGATGGTGAGGCCAGAACAGCAGTGGCCTCCTCAGGCCATGGAAGACGCGGAGAATGATCCCATGGAGCGGCACCATGACGAGGATGACGAGGATGAGGAGCATGAGAAGGAGACTGGAGACGAAGAGGATGAAGAGGATGAAGGTGGTGGGAATGGCAATGGCGGTAATAACTATGAGATAGTGGGAAGCAAGGCTGCAACAGCTTCAGCTGAGTAG
- the LOC130947336 gene encoding trihelix transcription factor DF1-like isoform X2: MAELGYQRSSKKCKEKFENVYKYHKRTKEGRTGKSDGKTYRFFDQLEALENQSQTTLLHHQSPKPTPMPPPPPPPPPPPPPPPTTTTQVTVPSTTIIPSYQTTPPPQPTNPTTLLFPSSSTTTIPTDLLSNSTSSSTSSDESMEGRRRRKRKWKDFFHRLMTEVIEKQEDLQKRFLEAVEKRERDRMAREESWRLQEMQRINREREILAQERSIAAAKDAAVMSFLQKIAEQHNLGQALNNTISIVQPQPQPQPQQNAPQIPPAPVQQPIPVTQVAVAPVAAQPVAPSAPTVPQQQQVVTSMEIVKSGDNNNGEKSIGGSSSRWPKVEVEALIRLRTSMDAKYQENGPKGPLWEEISSSMKKLGYNRNAKRCKEKWENINKYFKKVKESNKKRPEDSKTCPYFHQLDALYREKNKLDMAPKPQSMVAPLMVRPEQQWPPQAMEDAENDPMERHHDEDDEDEEHEKETGDEEDEEDEGGGNGNGGNNYEIVGSKAATASAE, translated from the coding sequence ATGGCAGAGCTTGGGTATcagagaagttccaagaagtGCAAAGAGAAATTCGAGAACGTTTATAAGTACCATAAGAGAACAAAAGAAGGTCGAACTGGTAAATCAGATGGCAAAACTTACCGCTTCTTTGATCAGTTAGAAGCCCTTGAGAATCAGTCCCAGACAACACTTCTTCATCATCAATCTCCTAAACCAACGCCAATGCCTCCTCCTCCGCCTCCGCCTCCGCCaccgccaccaccaccaccaacgaCAACAACACAGGTCACTGTTCCATCAACAACAATTATCCCTTCCTACCAAACAACACCACCACCACAACCAACAAACCCTACTACCTTACTATTCCCTTCTTCATCCACGACCACCATCCCGACCGATCTCTTGTCCAACTCCACCTCTTCCTCCACTTCCTCCGATGAATCAATGGAAGGGAGGCGGAGGAGGAAGCGCAAGTGGAAGGACTTCTTCCACAGGCTAATGACGGAGGTCATCGAGAAGCAGGAGGATCTTCAGAAGAGGTTCCTCGAAGCCGTGGAGAAGCGAGAGCGTGATCGCATGGCCAGGGAGGAATCTTGGAGGCTACAAGAGATGCAAAGGATTAATAGAGAGAGGGAGATTCTCGCTCAGGAACGCTCCATTGCCGCCGCCAAAGACGCCGCCGTCATGTCATTCTTGCAGAAGATAGCCGAACAGCACAATCTAGGACAAGCATTGAATAATACGATCAGCATTGTGCAACCACAGccacaaccacaaccacaacAAAATGCACCACAGATTCCTCCAGCACCGGTGCAACAGCCTATCCCAGTAACGCAGGTTGCTGTTGCACCGGTTGCCGCTCAGCCTGTGGCACCGTCAGCACCGACGGTACCTCAGCAGCAACAAGTAGTGACAAGTATGGAAATCGTGAAAAGTGGTGACAATAACAATGGCGAGAAGTCGATCGGCGGAAGCTCGTCGAGGTGGCCGAAGGTGGAGGTTGAAGCGTTGATACGGCTGAGGACAAGCATGGACGCCAAGTACCAAGAAAACGGGCCAAAGGGGCCGTTATGGGAAGAGATCTCATCATCAATGAAGAAGCTCGGGTACAACAGAAACGCCAAGAGGTGCAAGGAGAAGTGGGAGAACATTAACAAATACTTCAAGAAAGTCAAAGAGAGCAACAAGAAGAGGCCAGAAGATTCCAAGACTTGCCCCTACTTTCACCAGCTCGACGCTCTCTACAGGGAGAAGAACAAGCTGGATATGGCGCCGAAGCCGCAGAGCATGGTGGCGCCGCTGATGGTGAGGCCAGAACAGCAGTGGCCTCCTCAGGCCATGGAAGACGCGGAGAATGATCCCATGGAGCGGCACCATGACGAGGATGACGAGGATGAGGAGCATGAGAAGGAGACTGGAGACGAAGAGGATGAAGAGGATGAAGGTGGTGGGAATGGCAATGGCGGTAATAACTATGAGATAGTGGGAAGCAAGGCTGCAACAGCTTCAGCTGAGTAG